The genomic region CTGGCTCAGCTCCCATTGTATTTGACCATGATTGTCGCGAAGGTATCTGCGGTATGTGCTCACTCTACATTAATGGACAGCCTCACGGACCTGCAAAAGCTACGACTACTTGCCAGCTTCACATGCGTGAATTCAAAGATGGCGAAACTGTTTTCATTGAACCTTGGCGTTCATCAGCTTTCCCTGTAGTACGTGACCTCATGGTTGATCGTTCATCTTTTGACCGTATCATCCAATCTGGTGGCTATACTTCTATCAAAACTGGCTCAGCTCCAGATGCCCATGCGACTCCCATTCCAAAGGAAGATGCGGACCTCGCAATGGATGCCGCTACTTGTATCGGTTGTGGCGCCTGTGTAGCTGCTTGTAAGAATGCTTCTGCAAGTCTCTTTACTTCAGCTAAAATCTCTCAGCTAGCACTTCTTCCACAAGGCCAAGTCGAGCGTACAGATCGTGCCCTCAATATGGTTGCACAAATGGATGAAGAAGGTTTTGGTCACTGCACAAACGAAAGTGAATGCGAAGCGGCCTGCCCTAAAGAAATTTCAGTAGAAAACATTGCTCGCATGAATCGTGAGTACCTAAGAGCTTCTGTAGTTTCTCGCAAGTAAAGTAAGTTTTACTTAGCACAAAAAAATCCTCGGTTTTTACCGGGGATTTTTTTTTGCTTAAACACTATTCCTTATGATCTCATCATAGGAGTTCATCATCGTGTTGCTTAACCTGATCAGTACTGCACCTCCTCCTCTTCTAATATTTAATATTAGTCCTCATATCGTACTGAATTTATTTTACACTGTTCACAAGTAAGCAAACTTACTGAGCACAAAAAATCCCCGGTAAACCGAGGATTTCTCCTTGATCAAATCTTATTAACGCTTAACGACCGAAGAGGCCTTTTAGCTTATCATCGAGTTTCTCTTTAGCTTTATCAAGTTTCTCATCAGCCTTTTTACGGACCTTCTCTTCTGCTTTCTTTTTCTCAGCATCGAGTTTTTTCTTGACGAGCTTTTTGCCCGAGCTAAGCAAAGCTTCTTGAACGCGCTTTAAAAGTAACTCATAATCAATTTTAAGCTTCGGTTGATCCCAAGACCCCAAGAACTCACCTTTAACATCTAGTGACTCCATCGCATTTAAAATCTCTTCCGCATCTTGTTCTTCCAAGCCTAAGACTTTTTTACCTGGACGAACATCTACATTCAGATTCCGTATTTTAAGTAAGAAAGGTAAATTAAGGCTCTGAGCTGTGAATGTTCCATCCAGATCAAAATTCATATCACCACCGCGAAGTATGGCTGCCGTATCTTCACCAAAGTCAATATCTTCTTTTCTCTGTAAATCACTCACTTTTACAGTCAAAGTATTTTGAGCATTTAACTGATGAACATTGAGTACAGATTTTGCTTCAATATTATTACCATCACTTAGATTTGCCAAGACGGGCTTGCCGACGATCACTGGA from Lentisphaera profundi harbors:
- a CDS encoding succinate dehydrogenase/fumarate reductase iron-sulfur subunit, whose translation is MSSQGKLLNLTLKIWRQKSRTEKGYIETHEMSGISTEISFLEMLDTLNDQLERAGSAPIVFDHDCREGICGMCSLYINGQPHGPAKATTTCQLHMREFKDGETVFIEPWRSSAFPVVRDLMVDRSSFDRIIQSGGYTSIKTGSAPDAHATPIPKEDADLAMDAATCIGCGACVAACKNASASLFTSAKISQLALLPQGQVERTDRALNMVAQMDEEGFGHCTNESECEAACPKEISVENIARMNREYLRASVVSRK